Proteins from a genomic interval of Equus quagga isolate Etosha38 chromosome 13, UCLA_HA_Equagga_1.0, whole genome shotgun sequence:
- the APH1A gene encoding gamma-secretase subunit APH-1A isoform X2, whose translation MGAAVFFGCTFVAFGPAFALFLITVAGDPLRVIILVAGAFFWLVSLLLASVVWFILVHVTDRSDARLQYGLLIFGAAVSVLLQEVFRFAYYKLLKKADEGLASLSEDGRSPISIRQMAYVSGLSFGIISGVFSVINILADALGPGVVGIHGDSPYYFLTSAFLTAAIILLHTFWGVVFFDACERRRYWALGLVVGSHLLTSGLTFLNPWYEASLLPIYAVTVSMGLWAFITAGGSLRSIQRSLSCRRQEDSQVMVYSALRIPPED comes from the exons ATGGGGGCCGCGGTGTTTTTCGGATGCACTTTCGTCGCTTTCGGCCCGGCCTTTGCACTTTTCTTGATCACTGTGGCTGGAGACCCGCTTCGCGTCATCATCTTGGTCGCGGG GGCATTTTTCTGGCTGGTCTCCCTGCTCTTGGCCTCTGTGGTCTGGTTCATCTTGGTCCATGTGACCGACCGGTCAGATGCCCGGCTCCAGTATGGTCTCCTGATATTTGGTGCTGCGGTCTCTGTCCTTCTACAGGAGGTGTTCCGCTTTGCCTACTACAAGCTGCTTAA GAAGGCAGATGAGGGGTTAGCATCGCTGAGTGAGGACGGAAGATCGCCCATCTCCATCCGCCAGATGGCCTATG ttTCTGGTCTTTCCTTCGGTATCATCAGTGGTGTCTTCTCTGTTATCAATATTTTGGCCGATGCACTTGGGCCAGGTGTGGTTGGGATCCATGGAGACTCACCCTATTACTTCCTGACTTCAG CCTTTCTGACAGCAGCCATTATCCTGCTCCATACCTTTTGGGGAGTTGTGTTCTTTGATGCCTGTGAGAGGAGACGGTACTGGGCTTTGGGCCTGGTGGTTGGGAGTCACCTACTGACATCGGGACTG ACATTCCTGAACCCCTGGTACGAGGCCAGCCTGCTGCCCATCTATGCAGTCACTGTTTCCATGGGACTCTGGGCCTTCATCACAGCTGGAGGGTCCCTCCGAAGTATCCAGCGCAGCCTTTCGT GCCGACGGCAGGAGGACAGTCAGGTGATGGTGTATTCTGCCCTGCGCATCCCACCCGAGGACTGA
- the APH1A gene encoding gamma-secretase subunit APH-1A isoform X1 produces MGAAVFFGCTFVAFGPAFALFLITVAGDPLRVIILVAGAFFWLVSLLLASVVWFILVHVTDRSDARLQYGLLIFGAAVSVLLQEVFRFAYYKLLKKADEGLASLSEDGRSPISIRQMAYVSGLSFGIISGVFSVINILADALGPGVVGIHGDSPYYFLTSDIPEPLVRGQPAAHLCSHCFHGTLGLHHSWRVPPKYPAQPFVPTAGGQSGDGVFCPAHPTRGLREPGGDPWAWSALLISSPCIAPSPVLVSAGCQEKGPSLAIAMEMKLMEAQG; encoded by the exons ATGGGGGCCGCGGTGTTTTTCGGATGCACTTTCGTCGCTTTCGGCCCGGCCTTTGCACTTTTCTTGATCACTGTGGCTGGAGACCCGCTTCGCGTCATCATCTTGGTCGCGGG GGCATTTTTCTGGCTGGTCTCCCTGCTCTTGGCCTCTGTGGTCTGGTTCATCTTGGTCCATGTGACCGACCGGTCAGATGCCCGGCTCCAGTATGGTCTCCTGATATTTGGTGCTGCGGTCTCTGTCCTTCTACAGGAGGTGTTCCGCTTTGCCTACTACAAGCTGCTTAA GAAGGCAGATGAGGGGTTAGCATCGCTGAGTGAGGACGGAAGATCGCCCATCTCCATCCGCCAGATGGCCTATG ttTCTGGTCTTTCCTTCGGTATCATCAGTGGTGTCTTCTCTGTTATCAATATTTTGGCCGATGCACTTGGGCCAGGTGTGGTTGGGATCCATGGAGACTCACCCTATTACTTCCTGACTTCAG ACATTCCTGAACCCCTGGTACGAGGCCAGCCTGCTGCCCATCTATGCAGTCACTGTTTCCATGGGACTCTGGGCCTTCATCACAGCTGGAGGGTCCCTCCGAAGTATCCAGCGCAGCCTTTCGT GCCGACGGCAGGAGGACAGTCAGGTGATGGTGTATTCTGCCCTGCGCATCCCACCCGAGGACTGAGGGAACCTGGGGGGGACCCCTGGGCCTGGAGTGCCCTCCTGATCTCCTCGCCCTGTATTGCTCCATCTCCAGTACTGGTCAGTGCAGGTTGCCAAGAAAAGGGACCTAGCTTAGCCATTGCCATGGAGATGAAATTAATGGAGGCTCAAGGGTAG
- the CA14 gene encoding carbonic anhydrase 14 isoform X2: MRVRAEPKTYDTPCTLGPLHLAERLLPCPHGQDHWPASYPECGSNAQSPINIQTDSVTFDPELPALQPHGYDEPGTEPLDMHNNGHTVQLSLPPALYLEGLPQKYVAAQLHLHWGQKGAPGGSEHQINSKATAAELHIVHYDSDSYDSLSEAAQRPQGLAVLGILIEVGETKNPAYEHILGHLHEIRHKDEKTSVPPFNVGELLPPQLGQFFRYNGSLTTPPCYQSVLWTVFNQRAQISMEQLEKLQETLFSTEGEPPELLVQNYRAPQPLNQRTVFASFIQGFLYTTGEMLSLGVGIMVGCLCLLLAVYFIARKIRKKRMGSRKSVVFTSARATEA; this comes from the exons GTCCACATGGTCAAGACCATTGGCCAGCCTCTTACCCTGAGTGTGGAAGCAATGCCCAGTCCCCCATAAATATCCAGACGGACAGTGTGACTTTTGATCCTGAATTGCCTGCTCTGCAGCCCCACGGATATGACGAGCCTGGCACTGAGCCTTTGGACATGCACAATAATGGTCACACAG TGcaactctctctgcctcctgccctgtACCTGGAAGGACTTCCTCAAAAATATGTAGCTGCCCAGCTCCATCTGCACTGGGGTCAGAAAGGAGCCCCGGGGGGGTCAGAGCACCAGATCAACAGCAAAGCCACAGCTGCAGAG ctcCACATCGTACATTATGATTCTGACTCCTATGATAGCTTGAGTGAAGCTGCTCAGAGACCTCAGGGCCTGGCTGTCTTGGGCATCCTCATTGAG GTGGGCGAGACTAAGAATCCAGCTTATGAACACATTCTGGGTCACCTGCATGAAATTAGGCATAAAG ATGAGAAGACCTCCGTGCCTCCCTTCAACGTGGGAGAGCTGCTTCCCCCTCAGCTGGGGCAGTTCTTCCGTTACAATGGCTCGCTTACCACACCCCCCTGCTACCAGAGCGTGCTCTGGACAGTCTTCAATCAAAGGGCCCAGATTTCAATGGAACAG CTGGAAAAGCTTCAGGAGACACTGTTCTCCACAGAAGGAGAGCCCCCTGAGCTCCTGGTACAGAACTACCGAGCCCCCCAGCCTCTCAATCAGCGAACAGTCTTTGCCTCTTTCATCCAAG GATTCTTGTATACCACAG GAGAAATGCTGAGTCTAGGAGTGGGAATCATGGTTGGCTGTCTCTGCCTTCTGCTGGCTGTTTATTTCATTGCTAGAAAGATTCG GAAGAAGAGGATGGGAAGCCGGAAAAGTGTGGTCTTCACCTCAGCACGAGCCACCGAGGCATAG
- the CA14 gene encoding carbonic anhydrase 14 isoform X1: MRVRAEPKTYDTPCTLGPLHLAERLLPCPHGQDHWPASYPECGSNAQSPINIQTDSVTFDPELPALQPHGYDEPGTEPLDMHNNGHTVQLSLPPALYLEGLPQKYVAAQLHLHWGQKGAPGGSEHQINSKATAAELHIVHYDSDSYDSLSEAAQRPQGLAVLGILIEVGETKNPAYEHILGHLHEIRHKDEKTSVPPFNVGELLPPQLGQFFRYNGSLTTPPCYQSVLWTVFNQRAQISMEQLEKLQETLFSTEGEPPELLVQNYRAPQPLNQRTVFASFIQAGFLYTTGEMLSLGVGIMVGCLCLLLAVYFIARKIRKKRMGSRKSVVFTSARATEA; encoded by the exons GTCCACATGGTCAAGACCATTGGCCAGCCTCTTACCCTGAGTGTGGAAGCAATGCCCAGTCCCCCATAAATATCCAGACGGACAGTGTGACTTTTGATCCTGAATTGCCTGCTCTGCAGCCCCACGGATATGACGAGCCTGGCACTGAGCCTTTGGACATGCACAATAATGGTCACACAG TGcaactctctctgcctcctgccctgtACCTGGAAGGACTTCCTCAAAAATATGTAGCTGCCCAGCTCCATCTGCACTGGGGTCAGAAAGGAGCCCCGGGGGGGTCAGAGCACCAGATCAACAGCAAAGCCACAGCTGCAGAG ctcCACATCGTACATTATGATTCTGACTCCTATGATAGCTTGAGTGAAGCTGCTCAGAGACCTCAGGGCCTGGCTGTCTTGGGCATCCTCATTGAG GTGGGCGAGACTAAGAATCCAGCTTATGAACACATTCTGGGTCACCTGCATGAAATTAGGCATAAAG ATGAGAAGACCTCCGTGCCTCCCTTCAACGTGGGAGAGCTGCTTCCCCCTCAGCTGGGGCAGTTCTTCCGTTACAATGGCTCGCTTACCACACCCCCCTGCTACCAGAGCGTGCTCTGGACAGTCTTCAATCAAAGGGCCCAGATTTCAATGGAACAG CTGGAAAAGCTTCAGGAGACACTGTTCTCCACAGAAGGAGAGCCCCCTGAGCTCCTGGTACAGAACTACCGAGCCCCCCAGCCTCTCAATCAGCGAACAGTCTTTGCCTCTTTCATCCAAG CAGGATTCTTGTATACCACAG GAGAAATGCTGAGTCTAGGAGTGGGAATCATGGTTGGCTGTCTCTGCCTTCTGCTGGCTGTTTATTTCATTGCTAGAAAGATTCG GAAGAAGAGGATGGGAAGCCGGAAAAGTGTGGTCTTCACCTCAGCACGAGCCACCGAGGCATAG
- the CA14 gene encoding carbonic anhydrase 14 isoform X4 produces the protein MLFFSLLLEVLWILAADGGPHGQDHWPASYPECGSNAQSPINIQTDSVTFDPELPALQPHGYDEPGTEPLDMHNNGHTVQLSLPPALYLEGLPQKYVAAQLHLHWGQKGAPGGSEHQINSKATAAELHIVHYDSDSYDSLSEAAQRPQGLAVLGILIEVGETKNPAYEHILGHLHEIRHKDEKTSVPPFNVGELLPPQLGQFFRYNGSLTTPPCYQSVLWTVFNQRAQISMEQLEKLQETLFSTEGEPPELLVQNYRAPQPLNQRTVFASFIQAGFLYTTGEMLSLGVGIMVGCLCLLLAVYFIARKIRKKRMGSRKSVVFTSARATEA, from the exons GTCCACATGGTCAAGACCATTGGCCAGCCTCTTACCCTGAGTGTGGAAGCAATGCCCAGTCCCCCATAAATATCCAGACGGACAGTGTGACTTTTGATCCTGAATTGCCTGCTCTGCAGCCCCACGGATATGACGAGCCTGGCACTGAGCCTTTGGACATGCACAATAATGGTCACACAG TGcaactctctctgcctcctgccctgtACCTGGAAGGACTTCCTCAAAAATATGTAGCTGCCCAGCTCCATCTGCACTGGGGTCAGAAAGGAGCCCCGGGGGGGTCAGAGCACCAGATCAACAGCAAAGCCACAGCTGCAGAG ctcCACATCGTACATTATGATTCTGACTCCTATGATAGCTTGAGTGAAGCTGCTCAGAGACCTCAGGGCCTGGCTGTCTTGGGCATCCTCATTGAG GTGGGCGAGACTAAGAATCCAGCTTATGAACACATTCTGGGTCACCTGCATGAAATTAGGCATAAAG ATGAGAAGACCTCCGTGCCTCCCTTCAACGTGGGAGAGCTGCTTCCCCCTCAGCTGGGGCAGTTCTTCCGTTACAATGGCTCGCTTACCACACCCCCCTGCTACCAGAGCGTGCTCTGGACAGTCTTCAATCAAAGGGCCCAGATTTCAATGGAACAG CTGGAAAAGCTTCAGGAGACACTGTTCTCCACAGAAGGAGAGCCCCCTGAGCTCCTGGTACAGAACTACCGAGCCCCCCAGCCTCTCAATCAGCGAACAGTCTTTGCCTCTTTCATCCAAG CAGGATTCTTGTATACCACAG GAGAAATGCTGAGTCTAGGAGTGGGAATCATGGTTGGCTGTCTCTGCCTTCTGCTGGCTGTTTATTTCATTGCTAGAAAGATTCG GAAGAAGAGGATGGGAAGCCGGAAAAGTGTGGTCTTCACCTCAGCACGAGCCACCGAGGCATAG
- the CA14 gene encoding carbonic anhydrase 14 isoform X3: MLFFSLLLEVLWILAADGGQHWTYEGPHGQDHWPASYPECGSNAQSPINIQTDSVTFDPELPALQPHGYDEPGTEPLDMHNNGHTVQLSLPPALYLEGLPQKYVAAQLHLHWGQKGAPGGSEHQINSKATAAELHIVHYDSDSYDSLSEAAQRPQGLAVLGILIEVGETKNPAYEHILGHLHEIRHKDEKTSVPPFNVGELLPPQLGQFFRYNGSLTTPPCYQSVLWTVFNQRAQISMEQLEKLQETLFSTEGEPPELLVQNYRAPQPLNQRTVFASFIQAGFLYTTGEMLSLGVGIMVGCLCLLLAVYFIARKIRKKRMGSRKSVVFTSARATEA, translated from the exons GTCCACATGGTCAAGACCATTGGCCAGCCTCTTACCCTGAGTGTGGAAGCAATGCCCAGTCCCCCATAAATATCCAGACGGACAGTGTGACTTTTGATCCTGAATTGCCTGCTCTGCAGCCCCACGGATATGACGAGCCTGGCACTGAGCCTTTGGACATGCACAATAATGGTCACACAG TGcaactctctctgcctcctgccctgtACCTGGAAGGACTTCCTCAAAAATATGTAGCTGCCCAGCTCCATCTGCACTGGGGTCAGAAAGGAGCCCCGGGGGGGTCAGAGCACCAGATCAACAGCAAAGCCACAGCTGCAGAG ctcCACATCGTACATTATGATTCTGACTCCTATGATAGCTTGAGTGAAGCTGCTCAGAGACCTCAGGGCCTGGCTGTCTTGGGCATCCTCATTGAG GTGGGCGAGACTAAGAATCCAGCTTATGAACACATTCTGGGTCACCTGCATGAAATTAGGCATAAAG ATGAGAAGACCTCCGTGCCTCCCTTCAACGTGGGAGAGCTGCTTCCCCCTCAGCTGGGGCAGTTCTTCCGTTACAATGGCTCGCTTACCACACCCCCCTGCTACCAGAGCGTGCTCTGGACAGTCTTCAATCAAAGGGCCCAGATTTCAATGGAACAG CTGGAAAAGCTTCAGGAGACACTGTTCTCCACAGAAGGAGAGCCCCCTGAGCTCCTGGTACAGAACTACCGAGCCCCCCAGCCTCTCAATCAGCGAACAGTCTTTGCCTCTTTCATCCAAG CAGGATTCTTGTATACCACAG GAGAAATGCTGAGTCTAGGAGTGGGAATCATGGTTGGCTGTCTCTGCCTTCTGCTGGCTGTTTATTTCATTGCTAGAAAGATTCG GAAGAAGAGGATGGGAAGCCGGAAAAGTGTGGTCTTCACCTCAGCACGAGCCACCGAGGCATAG